Below is a genomic region from Xiphophorus couchianus chromosome 9, X_couchianus-1.0, whole genome shotgun sequence.
TCTGAAAAAGGGGAGGAAGCACATAAAAAGCACAAGGACAAAGCGAAGGGCAAATCTGTGGCAGAATCAACTCACCAAACAGGCAGTGAAAAGAGGGATGCTCCATATGTCAGGAGctgcatttttctcattttaatttaaagcattttgacGTAATGGTGAACAGGCTTCTTGGAAGAGAAAATAAGACCTATTTTGCTGTAAgaccaaaaatatgtttgatggACAGAGTCATAAGTCACTCAGCAGGAAATAGCTGAAATTATCTAATTTCTGTGAAAAGAAGAGAATGGTACTTAATCACAATGTTGCTTTTGGAAGACACCAGCAATGAGATGGTACACCTTTTGTTTTGATGTGAAAAACCTAGTAAATGTTCTAAAAGCTGCATTGATAGGATCTCCcctgcatttgttttgcatCCATCTTTTCAGTGCAGTTAAGTCTCAACTTTACCAGTAATTTAGTCTAATTTAGGGACATTActctttacttatttattttggagTCCGACAGCTTTGATATTTCAACATAATGTCCTTTCACACAAATCCGTCTTTCTTGCTCCGCTTTTAGACGGAGCAGTCGTACTTTGCCACTGTGAAGCTGATCTACACCGTCGGCTACAGCCTCTCTCTGGGGGTGCTGGCTGTGGCTGTCTTCATTCTGCTGATGTTCAGGTATGAACGTGATAGTAAAAGACTGTTCTGGGTTATACGTCACATAGTAAATCTTGATCAATGAGCCACACGGACTCTAGAAATACTGTTCACAACTCTGTTTATAAACActgtacagctctggaaaataaagttaagagaccactgcattgaaccccactgaaaacctcatggttactctactaaatattgatttctgaactcttcctgaattaaaacattagtattgttgtttctaaatgagtatgaacttgttttctttgcattatttaaggtctgaaagcactgcatcttttttgtcattttgaccatttctcattttctgcaaataaatactaaatttttgtttggattatcggagacatgttgtcaatagttcatagaataaaagaacaatattcattttcctcaaacatatacctatgaaaagtaaaatcagagaaactgatcattttaagtggtctcttaattttttccagagctgtatgtccTTTTACAACTGTTCAGATAGCTTTAATTTTTCATAgtgcttttttaaaagcatatcAGAAATTTAGACTGGAGTTGTAAAGCAACTTTGTGACTACTGAATCGAGATAGTGGTAATAAGATACCTGTTTGCATTTCAAACAGAACTAAAGTTGATTTGTGTAGGTGTCCTCATTACAAAAACAGGAGGATGTAACATTTACCTGAAGAGACTTCTTTGGTTTAATAGCAAAGCACCAACCTTCCTCTCTGACCACTGAAAACTAAACTCTTTAACTCTTGTGGGAGTTAACACACCACCATGctcttatttaataaatgttcacTTCCCTGTTATTGAAAACATGAATTCTGCTTGTCGGGggttatttaagtatttttatacACAAATCTGATAAAATCATCTATTCTCTGCTAATCAGCTCTTTAATTTAACGTTTTTTGTTGGAGGTAGTGCACACAAAACTCTGACCCTAATGATCTATCGATTAGcctttaaacatgtttcttgGACTGATTTCACAATAATCTACtcttaaaagacagaaaaaaaatttaatttcaagtaaatctgtgaaaaaaatgctcaattaaatatgttaattaaattaataggAACCAAAAAGATATAAATCTTAAAATTCTTAATTGTGTAAAATTGCATGTCAGTTGGTgtgactatttatttatttattcatttatttatttattttattcttaccttttattgtctgtttgaaataaataaataaaatgtcctgGAAGAgggaaaactataaaaacattatCAGTTCGGCagaaagattttaaagaaattttattttctgtaattgtTGTGCAGTATAGCCTTCAGCACATTGCATTTGTAATGTAATGTGCTGCCTCCTGCTTTCCAACAGGAGGCTGAGATGTGCCAGGAACTTCATTCACATCCAgctcttcctctcttttatcCTGAAATCTGTGGCCGTGTTCATCAAGGATGCAAATTTGTTTCCAAGTTATGACACCAACCACTGCACCTTGTCCACAGTAAGATAAACACTCCCATCAGGAGAGTTTGGGATTGAATTCGCCGTCTAATTATTCActctctgttctttttttcgGTCCAGTTTGCCTGCAAGGCTTCTGTGGTTTTCTGCCACTACTGTATGATGACTAATTTCTTTTGGCTCCTGGTAGAGGCGCTCTACCTCAATTCCCTGCTGCTCTCATCTTTCTACCACAGCCGCCGCTGCCTTTGGGGCCTCAGTATTCTGGGATGGGGTGAGAAGCTCAATATAgcaaaaaatgctgaaatgtgtttgtttctgtaagCGACAGGCAACAGATTTCAAGTTTATGACTTAAACATATTTGTATTCTATGGAGCCAAGTAAAcggttttattttagcaatttaatGAAGCCACTTGTTTAGCAATTACTTGGAGCCAGTAGTGAAGTTAAATGACTGTCACAACTTTTAAGCTGCTATTGTATTTGCCAACCTGTCATCTGTGACTTCTCTTTGAGGTCTCTGACCTGAGCAGGTTGTAGTTTTGTGAGTAGATTCTGTGTAGATGTGCAAGAATTTTTTTCAGCATAAGTGATACCAAACAGTCATTATGAGTTTATAGGAAAAAATTAATGCATAAAGCCTCCTAAAGCCTAATCTGCTCTTAGTAATTGCAGCACAGCTCAGAGACgatataaaagaaaattcagtttcaTACCCTAACAGTGTAATTATGATTTTGCCTTCTCAGTGTGTCTTGATTAGATCTCATTGACATTAATTTTGGTTTCCTGCCTCTCTACAGGTGTGCCTGTTGTCTTTATACTTCTATGGATTGGATCCAGGGTTTACTTTGAGGACACAGAGTTTGTATAAAAGCTCATGACTTTTGAAATTCACTTACATTGTTCAACTATGTCATTTAGTCTAAGCAATTAAGAATAATGAATCACAGTACGGTAAATAGCCTCATTAAGTTTTGAAAATTAGTTTACGTGTGAGGTGTAAGTTTAATTTAGGTGATCAATTATTTTTCGCTCTTAGATGTACTTTATTATTTGTGCTTGGTTTAACTgtgcttttgttgcttttgctcAGATTACATGAAACAACtccaaatgtctttaaaatatcttcatcTACAGATGTTGGGACAACACCAAGGACTCTCCTTACTGGTGGATCATTCAGGGACCAATTGTTGTCTCTATTGCGGTAAAGCTCCCATTGAAAAACCCTTGGCTTTTATTCATATAGAATCATACAGACTGTGTGCAGTGATGGTTTTTGATATGAGCAAATATGGCTCACTACCTGGCCATACACTAGTATGGTAGTGGTAGTGACCACTACCATCCAAGAgagttttctgttgcttatttTTAAGTCCAGTCAGAGTTATTTATACATTCAAACACTACATACTCTTTCTACCTACCAACCTGCAATGATTTACACAGTAAAAggttatgtgtttttatttttgtttttttggggggggggttcagAATGGGCTTCATTAGTGGAGTGGAGtgtatatttgatttttttcagtattataGGGAGTGTGAAGGTAGAGAAGGAAGAGTATATCAGGACTTCGATCATGCAAAAACCATTACTGattgtaaaataacttttttaacctttattttagaGACATTTCAGAGGAAGGAACTTGTAAAAAAATGAGTTTGTGCTGTTGGAGCAGAGTATAAAAATCTCTACCAACACCAGTCTAAGTCAATTTTACAGTCTGATGATCGTCACTTTGCCTTGACATTTAGTAATGTTGGTATgaaattttttaacatttcaagcCTGTGAGAACAGACGtcgatttgttttttttttaatcaacaggTCAATTTTATGCTTTTCGTGAACATCATCAGAATCCTCATACAGAAGCTAAATCCTCAGCTGATCCAGTTCAATAACTCCTCTCAATACAGGTAATACTCCGTAAAGTTTGAGCAGTGATGCACTTTCTCAGCTCTCAAATGCTGATTGTATGTACATCCTTAATCCAAAGACCACTGAAGTCtgctggaaatattttcaaagaaaatagaGTGCTTGTTTGCAACCTTGAAGTCTGAGGActgcttttattaaatttagattatttttttcccccctcagaCAAAGTGTAGATTTTTCAGAGTCTTGGCTCTGTGACTTATTTGTGGTAAACTCCTGCACTTTCTCAGAGTGATGATTGACACTTCTTTGAATACTTTTTAGCTCTCGGATGTTGAAAGCTGCAGTTTGCGCAAAAGCTGTTGATACACTCGTAGTGTGTCCTGAATAATTCATTTGACCTACATGCTGAACATCAATCTACTCAGTCTGGCCACGTCTACCTTTCCTCTTACCAAGAGCCTTATCAGAATTTCTAATTGAAATAGGCTCACTAATAGACTGAGTGCGCCCGGCACATCAAGTATGCTGGACCTCATAAGAAACATATCAAGGTAAGTTAGAAGATGCTTGATTTAATTATCAGCTACGGTGCATCTATACCTGTAATACAAATGCACATgatatataaatacaaacacacgcATACAGAGTAATCCTCCCAACTGATGTCTGATCTTCCTTTTTACCCGCTTGCATCAGCAGCATTCAGGTGTGAAAGGCTCTATCTCTGTCAGGTCTatatacctattaaacaaacacaggaaagacaagagagttaaattctttgttctcgcgaggagaacggacagagatgtgtttacagttacaaatctccaaacgctctgaaacacatttgtccgctcctctctttttattactttcagaaACCCTCGTACATCGGGCGCTTGCAACTTCTCAAAGGGAGGGGGAAAACAATTCatcacatagttgcagcgctaatgacatttactatttagacacatgttatctacactctaaatcCCTCTGCTCCAGTCGAGTAACAGACAAGCCGGCGTCGAGTAGGACAAGTTATATATCACACAGAAGAGCAGAATTTATTGCTGACCAATAAACTCTGCTAGAAGAGTTATCTCCGCTATCTCCCAGGAAGGCTTtactgctctctttctcaaggaagtcacaggaaggaatcaaagttatttaacacacagaaacattacttaaaatagaagaaaaagagaaaaagcatataattatacattatctaaatgtaactacaaggctagatgacacaacgaatatttgataattactaaaaatacaatttatccaacaatcTCCGACAGGATGTTTCACCTCTGgtatctggattttatttccctCTGTGCAACAGGCGCCTGGCCAAGTCCACCCTCCTCCTCATCCCTCTGTTTGGAACCCATTACATGTTCTCCAGCTTTCTGCCTGACTACTTAAACAACCTACGCTTCTATATCGAGCTCTGCTTGGGATCTTTTCAGGTGCAAATGTGAACTTATCACACAAACCTGATTAGTTTAGGAGAAAAGACCTAACCCAACTTGCTTCTGTTTTGTTCGTGTACACAAGCCATTTTACGTTCATGCTGTATATTAGTTTATTTCTCCTTCCAGCTTCAAATGTTTTGGTATATTATATAAACCCCAACTGTGAAAAATTTCAAATCAGACATCTATTTAATTTGTAGCTgtatattttcaaaagatactttGTGCAATATTTCTATTGATTGCAGATTAATTATCAATTTCTCAGACAACACATAGATCAtaaatttatttgcatagcCCTTTACAGTAACCTAATAgagtaataatagtaataatactGTATTAGTTTACTGTATACAgtaataattgcaaaaaaataaaataaaacatataaaacacaagaaataaagataaaagaacaactcaaaatataataaagtatgaaaaaagCTACACAAATTCACTTAAAAGCTAtgttaaatatacatttctgGGGTCTTGACTTGAAGAGGCACAGGTCAGAAATCAGCTGTAGATACTTTGTTAACTTTGTCACTTGTTGCACAATATGATGTCATGGTCAGGCACAAGGCCAACacagaaaattacttttaaatacttttgagTATGTTCAGATTCAGATGAGAAAACACTTTGACTGCTTGGAAGCAAACTGAACAGAACTTGAAGgtgatttaaaacttttgcacacaTCAGCACTCTCATGAACCTTAAGCATACAAGTCCTCCATCACTGCTTTAAACTGAATGCCGACTTGCGGTCGATCTGTAATGTTAAAGTGAACGAAGACGGGTTCGATACTTGCTGTCGCACAAGACACCCGAAATCCAGTGAATGTGACATTTAATAATACAAATCGTCTCTTTCACAGGGACTTCTTGTTGCTGTCCTCTATTGCTTTCTCAATCAAGAGGTCAGTACAAACCACACACTCAAGTATTAGCCGTAACACATTCAGAACAACTCCCTGATTTATAGATCTCTGACGCATAAGGAATGTGTTCAACAATATTGAAGACCTCTGAGAGGTGCAGGGGGGAAAAACTGCCAGCACTTAAAGTACCAAAACAATTTGCCACTTCTTTCCGCCTTGTTGCATAAGTGAAGGCCCCAATGTGGTTTCAGTAATTATCATGATTAATGCAAGGCTGATCTCCCATCAATCCCCAAGTAtaacctgtctgtctgtctttatcTGTCCTTGTGCACAAACTTAATGTCTAGTTCAGTTTCCAAAAGGACCTTGCCGATAGTAGCTAAGACTGAATTTTGACATGGattgtttctcttattttagaCATTGTCTTGCAGACAAAGAAATACTGGGGCTTAAACTTaagttttgctttaataaattttcttttttgttagtgtatttttaaagatcaaacattgttttatttttactacagTTTCCATTTTCTAGTATGTAGACTTGTAGGTCATGatagttaaattattttcatgccCAGAATCTAATAATACatatgttaaagaaaacaaaaacatacagtggaagaaaaaagcaaaaccaagCAGCAAAGAGTATCAGAAATAGGTGCAGAACAATAATTTCATAAGGGGCCCCAAATGTGGGCATCAGTGCATAACAAATTGgccacacaaaaagaaaacatgcatagCAAAGTCACAAAGCTCATAGGTGTGTATTCTAAAGTGAAGATTGGTGCATTGATTTATTGAGTGAAATAGTAAAAGTTTGCAGAAATATTGTCTTTGAGGTAGTAGTTTGGTACGAAAGAGGATTAGAGctgaaaaagcagcagcagtgcgaaattacataaaatggctattttgaaatctgtttgatgtttgaaatctgttttcaaaaatgatcatttctggTCTCCCAAAATACCAGATCTGTGTGGACTCaaagactaaacaaaaaatctttgcGAATAAACCTAATCTAGTCTCTGTCATACCAGGCCTTAATTATCAAGACTCTGTAGTGGAGGATTCAGGTGTGTCTTGTGTCTGAGACTCTTCCAAGGATTGCAGGACATCAGACCTcaagaactggagtttgacactcccaaactggaaaaacaaaacacatacatACGTAGACTGTGCTAGGAGGAAACAGAACACAAAGGAAGGCTTATGTGAGAAAAGTAAGAGTGGATCACCATCTCTGTAAATTTCTCAAAATGAATGAGTGCAATCATACATTCAATTGACAAATTCTCCATTTGGTagtttttgtcaagaaaacatCTGTCCAATTGCGTAAATTGGCAATGCAG
It encodes:
- the ghrhrl gene encoding growth hormone releasing hormone receptor, like isoform X1, yielding MLRPDTRGIFLSLCLARVALSLLHPECEFYFQLEKEERLCLQYIAEQENRSTEGCRPLWDEVVCWPQAVTGETVQRGCPAVFSLFRNNTGSVSRNCTSRGWSKAFPAYHIACTVDDDIPETEQSYFATVKLIYTVGYSLSLGVLAVAVFILLMFRRLRCARNFIHIQLFLSFILKSVAVFIKDANLFPSYDTNHCTLSTFACKASVVFCHYCMMTNFFWLLVEALYLNSLLLSSFYHSRRCLWGLSILGWGVPVVFILLWIGSRVYFEDTECWDNTKDSPYWWIIQGPIVVSIAVNFMLFVNIIRILIQKLNPQLIQFNNSSQYRLTNRLSAPGTSSMLDLIRNISRRLAKSTLLLIPLFGTHYMFSSFLPDYLNNLRFYIELCLGSFQGLLVAVLYCFLNQEVQKEVHMQWLRWQERSYGVVSPAAKGSQMDTPF
- the ghrhrl gene encoding growth hormone releasing hormone receptor, like isoform X2, encoding MLRPDTRGIFLSLCLARVALSLLHPECEFYFQLEKEERLCLQYIAEQENRSTEGCRPLWDEVVCWPQAVTGETVQRGCPAVFSLFRNNTGSVSRNCTSRGWSKAFPAYHIACTVDDDIPETEQSYFATVKLIYTVGYSLSLGVLAVAVFILLMFRRLRCARNFIHIQLFLSFILKSVAVFIKDANLFPSYDTNHCTLSTFACKASVVFCHYCMMTNFFWLLVEALYLNSLLLSSFYHSRRCLWGLSILGWGVPVVFILLWIGSRVYFEDTECWDNTKDSPYWWIIQGPIVVSIAVNFMLFVNIIRILIQKLNPQLIQFNNSSQYRRLAKSTLLLIPLFGTHYMFSSFLPDYLNNLRFYIELCLGSFQGLLVAVLYCFLNQEVQKEVHMQWLRWQERSYGVVSPAAKGSQMDTPF